A genomic segment from Chitinophagaceae bacterium encodes:
- a CDS encoding ribonuclease H-like YkuK family protein, giving the protein MLWRKFNGDNLKLPIKDAVENAIKRETANGFRLKVCIGTDSQVKSRETEFATVIVFLREGHGGFMFIHNEKTLHRYSIKERMLVEVAKSIEIAYELCNLFTEYNVDMEVHADINTNPHFKSNEALREAMGYILGMGFAFKAKPEAFASSSCANKVVN; this is encoded by the coding sequence ATGCTCTGGAGAAAATTCAATGGTGACAACCTGAAATTACCCATTAAAGATGCCGTAGAAAACGCCATAAAAAGAGAAACTGCAAATGGCTTCAGGCTAAAAGTGTGTATTGGAACCGACAGCCAGGTAAAAAGCAGGGAAACCGAATTTGCCACTGTAATTGTTTTTTTGAGGGAAGGCCACGGTGGGTTTATGTTTATCCACAACGAAAAAACACTGCACCGGTACAGTATTAAAGAGCGCATGCTGGTAGAGGTTGCCAAAAGCATTGAAATTGCGTATGAACTGTGCAACTTGTTTACCGAATACAATGTTGATATGGAAGTTCATGCCGACATTAACACCAATCCGCACTTTAAAAGTAACGAAGCGCTAAGGGAAGCCATGGGTTACATACTGGGTATGGGATTTGCATTTAAAGCAAAACCCGAAGCATTTGCCAGCAGCAGTTGCGC